A genomic region of Planococcus kocurii contains the following coding sequences:
- a CDS encoding S1 RNA-binding domain-containing protein: MALHPGLKALLQVKDRSTSQWILSDGSGDEVMMNESEIEEGQEIGEEIEVFLYRNRQGGVSATPMIPHILPSEYGWAKVLKVSQREGAVVDIGTTREVYLLPADLPQILELWPKQGDHIFMTLRTDRHGDLYGRLATEEKVLELMQPAPETVFNQNLQARAYRLLPVGTFMLSVPDMHRIFIHETERQEEPRLGEEKTVRIIGVKDDGTLNGSLLPRKQERLLDDSEQIMRYLEESGGQMPFTDKSSPDEIQEIFGMSKAAFKRAIGKLYKNRQIIQEEGWTKSTK, from the coding sequence ATGGCGTTACACCCAGGATTAAAAGCATTACTACAAGTGAAAGATCGTTCGACATCGCAATGGATTTTATCAGATGGCTCAGGCGATGAAGTAATGATGAACGAATCAGAAATAGAAGAAGGCCAGGAAATTGGAGAAGAAATTGAAGTTTTTCTTTACCGCAATCGACAAGGTGGCGTTTCAGCAACTCCGATGATTCCGCATATTCTGCCAAGTGAGTATGGCTGGGCTAAAGTATTAAAAGTATCTCAGCGTGAAGGTGCAGTAGTGGATATTGGCACGACACGTGAAGTGTATTTGTTGCCTGCGGACCTTCCACAAATTTTGGAGTTGTGGCCAAAACAAGGTGATCATATTTTTATGACACTTCGAACAGATCGTCACGGTGATTTGTACGGACGTCTAGCAACCGAAGAAAAAGTACTAGAATTGATGCAACCAGCTCCGGAAACAGTTTTCAACCAAAATTTACAGGCACGTGCTTATCGATTATTGCCAGTCGGTACGTTTATGCTATCTGTACCTGATATGCACCGAATTTTCATCCATGAAACTGAACGTCAAGAAGAGCCGCGTTTAGGAGAAGAAAAAACAGTTCGTATTATTGGCGTAAAAGATGATGGAACATTGAATGGTTCTTTATTGCCGCGCAAACAAGAACGCTTACTGGACGATTCTGAACAAATTATGCGTTATCTAGAAGAGTCAGGCGGACAAATGCCATTTACCGACAAGTCTTCTCCAGACGAAATTCAAGAAATTTTCGGCATGAGCAAAGCTGCTTTTAAGCGTGCTATTGGTAAATTGTATAAAAATCGGCAGATCATCCAAGAAGAAGGATGGACTAAGTCAACTAAGTAA
- the mntR gene encoding transcriptional regulator MntR: MPTPSMEDHIEIIYSLIEQKGYARVSDIAEALSVLPSSVTKMVQKLDKDGYLIYERYRGLVLTPRGQKLGKRLLERHGLLEQFLQLIGVDEERIYEDVEGIEHHLSWNSIDRITDLVQLLEESPDFRDKLEQLKKEGKDSEQK; encoded by the coding sequence TTGCCTACTCCAAGTATGGAAGACCACATTGAAATCATTTATTCTTTAATTGAGCAAAAAGGCTATGCGCGTGTATCGGATATCGCGGAGGCCTTATCCGTGTTACCTTCATCTGTAACTAAGATGGTACAGAAGCTGGATAAAGATGGCTACTTGATATACGAACGCTATAGAGGCCTTGTGTTAACGCCTAGAGGCCAGAAACTTGGCAAACGGTTATTGGAACGACATGGCTTGCTCGAGCAATTTCTCCAATTGATCGGTGTAGATGAAGAACGAATCTATGAAGATGTTGAAGGCATTGAACACCACTTGAGCTGGAATTCAATCGATCGGATTACCGATTTGGTCCAACTACTTGAAGAAAGCCCGGATTTTAGGGACAAACTGGAACAGTTAAAAAAAGAAGGAAAAGATAGTGAACAGAAATAG
- a CDS encoding lmo0937 family membrane protein has translation MARILWIILAVIIVVWLIGFLMQVGGGLIHILLVIAAIILVINLITGRKGL, from the coding sequence ATGGCACGTATTCTTTGGATTATTCTTGCAGTTATTATTGTAGTATGGCTTATCGGATTCTTAATGCAAGTTGGTGGCGGACTCATACACATTCTTTTAGTTATTGCTGCAATCATTCTAGTTATCAACTTAATTACCGGACGTAAGGGCTTATAA